A window from Citrobacter amalonaticus encodes these proteins:
- the rlmG gene encoding 23S rRNA (guanine(1835)-N(2))-methyltransferase RlmG, translating to MSHTDNGFRSLTLKRFPETDDVNPLLAWEAADDYLLQQVDDTEIRGPVLILNDTFGALSCALAEQSPYSIGDSYLSELATRENLRHNDLAESSVKFLDSTAEYPQAPDVVLIKVPKTLALLEQQLRALRKVVTPQTRIIAGAKARDIHNSTLELFEKVLGPTTTTLAWKKARLINCTFSEPALADAPETLSWKLEGTDWTIHNHANVFSRTGLDIGARFFMQHLPENLEGEIVDLGCGNGVIGLTLLEKNPQASVVFVDESPMAVASSRLNVETNLPEAIDRCEFMINNALSGVEPFRFNAVLCNPPFHQKHALTDNIAWEMFHHARRCLKINGELYIVANRHLDYFHKLKKIFGNCATVATNNKFVVLKAVKVGRRR from the coding sequence ATGAGCCACACAGACAACGGTTTCCGTTCACTGACACTAAAACGTTTCCCGGAAACGGACGACGTTAACCCACTGTTGGCGTGGGAAGCGGCCGATGATTATCTGCTGCAACAGGTGGACGATACGGAGATTCGCGGCCCGGTGCTGATCCTGAATGATACCTTCGGTGCGCTGAGCTGTGCGCTGGCGGAGCAGTCGCCGTACAGCATTGGTGATTCGTATTTAAGCGAACTGGCAACGCGGGAAAACCTGCGCCATAACGACCTCGCGGAGTCCAGCGTCAAGTTTCTCGACAGCACGGCAGAGTACCCGCAGGCGCCGGACGTGGTGCTGATCAAAGTGCCGAAAACGCTGGCACTGCTGGAGCAACAGCTGCGCGCGCTGCGAAAAGTGGTGACCCCGCAAACCCGTATCATTGCTGGCGCGAAGGCGCGGGATATCCATAACTCCACGCTGGAGCTGTTTGAGAAAGTGCTCGGTCCAACGACTACCACGCTGGCGTGGAAAAAGGCGCGTCTCATCAATTGCACCTTCAGCGAGCCGGCTCTGGCTGATGCGCCGGAAACGCTGAGCTGGAAACTGGAAGGCACCGACTGGACCATCCATAACCATGCCAACGTCTTCTCCCGCACCGGGCTGGATATTGGCGCCCGTTTCTTTATGCAGCACCTGCCAGAGAATCTGGAAGGGGAGATTGTCGATCTCGGCTGTGGCAACGGGGTAATTGGTCTGACGCTGCTGGAAAAAAATCCGCAGGCGAGCGTGGTGTTTGTCGATGAATCCCCAATGGCGGTGGCGTCCAGCCGTCTGAATGTGGAAACTAACCTGCCTGAAGCCATCGATCGCTGTGAGTTTATGATTAACAACGCGCTGTCCGGGGTTGAGCCTTTTCGCTTTAACGCCGTACTGTGCAACCCGCCGTTCCATCAGAAGCATGCACTGACGGATAACATTGCCTGGGAAATGTTCCACCACGCCCGTCGCTGCCTGAAGATCAACGGCGAGCTGTATATCGTCGCCAACCGTCACCTCGACTATTTCCACAAGCTGAAGAAGATCTTCGGCAACTGCGCCACCGTTGCGACCAACAATAAGTTTGTGGTGCTCAAAGCGGTGAAAGTCGGCCGCCGTCGCTAA
- a CDS encoding FAD-dependent oxidoreductase, whose translation MRYPSLFAPLDLGFTRLKNRVLMGSMHTGLEEYPDGAERLAAFYAERARQGVALIVTGGIAPASSGVTMEGGATLNDAREVPHHRIITDAVHREGGKIALQILHTGRYSYQPQLVAPSAIQAPINRFTPHALSHEEILQLIEDFAHCAQLAREAGYDGVEVMGSEGYLINEFLALRTNQRDDEWGGDYTNRMRFAIEVVRAVRQRVGNDFIIIYRLSMLDLVEKGGTFAETVQLAQAIEAAGATLINTGIGWHEARIPTIATPVPRGAFSWVTRKLKGHVSLPLVTTNRINDPQVADEILARGDADMVSMARPFLADAELLSKAQSGRADEINTCIGCNQACLDQIFVGKITSCLVNPRACHETKMPVVPASTIKNLAVVGAGPAGLAFAINAAARGHHVTLFDALGEIGGQFNIAKQIPGKEEFYETLRYYRRMIDVTGVTLKLNHYVAADDLQAFDEVILASGIEPRRPPIDGIDHPKVLTYLDVLRDKTPVGNRVAIVGCGGIGFDTAMYLSQPGEPTSQNIADFCVEWGIDTSLQQAGGLRPEGPHLARSPRQIVMLQRKASKPGEGLGKTTGWIHRTTLLSRGVKMIPAVSYQKIDDTGLHVLIGGEAQTLEVDNVIICAGQEPRRELAEPLHAAGKTVHLIGGCDVAMELDARRAIAQGTRLALGI comes from the coding sequence ATGCGCTATCCGTCGCTGTTCGCCCCGCTTGATCTTGGTTTTACTCGGCTTAAAAACCGCGTGCTGATGGGTTCAATGCACACGGGACTTGAAGAGTATCCTGATGGCGCGGAACGCCTGGCCGCTTTCTATGCCGAGCGAGCCCGGCAAGGCGTCGCACTGATTGTCACGGGTGGCATCGCCCCCGCGTCGTCTGGCGTCACGATGGAAGGCGGCGCGACGCTCAATGACGCCCGTGAGGTGCCGCATCACCGCATCATCACCGACGCGGTTCATCGTGAAGGCGGGAAAATAGCGCTACAGATCCTGCATACCGGGCGCTACAGCTATCAACCACAACTGGTAGCCCCTTCCGCAATTCAGGCCCCCATCAACCGGTTTACCCCGCACGCACTGAGCCACGAAGAAATTCTGCAACTGATAGAAGACTTCGCGCACTGTGCCCAACTGGCACGGGAGGCGGGTTACGACGGCGTGGAGGTCATGGGCTCGGAAGGGTACCTGATTAACGAGTTTCTCGCCCTGCGCACCAATCAGCGCGACGATGAATGGGGCGGTGATTATACCAATCGTATGCGCTTTGCCATTGAAGTGGTACGTGCGGTGCGTCAGCGGGTGGGGAACGACTTTATTATTATCTACCGCCTGTCGATGCTTGATCTGGTGGAAAAAGGCGGCACTTTTGCAGAAACAGTGCAACTGGCGCAGGCCATTGAAGCCGCAGGCGCAACGCTCATCAACACCGGAATTGGCTGGCATGAAGCGCGCATTCCCACCATCGCCACGCCGGTACCGCGCGGCGCCTTCAGTTGGGTAACGCGTAAGCTGAAAGGGCACGTTTCGCTGCCACTGGTCACCACTAACCGGATTAACGATCCGCAGGTTGCCGATGAAATTCTGGCGCGTGGTGATGCCGATATGGTGTCGATGGCGCGCCCGTTTCTCGCGGATGCCGAACTGCTGTCGAAAGCGCAATCGGGGCGTGCCGATGAAATTAACACCTGCATCGGCTGTAATCAGGCGTGCCTGGATCAGATCTTCGTCGGCAAAATCACGTCGTGCCTGGTGAATCCCCGCGCCTGCCATGAAACCAAAATGCCTGTTGTTCCGGCTTCCACAATAAAAAATCTGGCTGTCGTCGGCGCGGGCCCGGCGGGTCTTGCCTTTGCTATCAATGCGGCGGCACGCGGTCATCATGTCACCCTCTTTGATGCGCTGGGCGAGATCGGCGGGCAGTTCAATATTGCCAAACAGATCCCCGGTAAAGAGGAGTTTTATGAAACGCTCCGCTATTACCGTCGGATGATTGACGTCACCGGCGTCACCCTGAAACTCAATCATTATGTTGCAGCAGACGATCTGCAGGCATTCGATGAGGTGATCCTCGCCAGCGGGATCGAGCCGCGCAGGCCGCCGATCGACGGCATCGATCATCCGAAGGTTTTAACCTACCTCGATGTCCTGCGTGACAAAACCCCGGTGGGGAATCGGGTGGCGATCGTTGGCTGCGGCGGGATCGGCTTTGATACCGCAATGTACCTGAGTCAGCCCGGCGAACCCACCAGCCAGAACATTGCCGATTTCTGTGTGGAATGGGGTATCGACACCAGCCTGCAACAGGCCGGCGGATTACGTCCGGAAGGCCCGCATCTGGCTCGCAGCCCGCGTCAGATTGTGATGCTCCAGCGTAAGGCCAGCAAACCCGGCGAGGGACTGGGAAAAACCACCGGTTGGATCCATCGCACCACGTTGCTTTCACGCGGTGTGAAGATGATCCCGGCAGTCAGCTATCAGAAGATCGACGACACCGGTCTGCACGTGTTGATCGGTGGTGAAGCGCAGACGCTGGAAGTCGATAACGTCATTATTTGTGCGGGTCAAGAGCCGCGACGTGAGCTGGCAGAACCGCTGCATGCGGCGGGAAAGACGGTGCACTTAATCGGCGGCTGTGATGTAGCGATGGAACTGGATGCCCGCCGGGCCATTGCCCAGGGCACCCGTCTGGCGCTGGGAATTTAA